The proteins below are encoded in one region of Polynucleobacter sp. AP-Elch-400A-B2:
- a CDS encoding polymer-forming cytoskeletal protein translates to MMADNNPKGSLFVGEGVIVRGTFEVPEMAVVAGLVEGELNTKEVLVDTSGIVNGRINAEVVEVRGEVTQGLNVTNHLNVRSSAKITGLTQYAEMSVEKGAKLSGELRLIDAPVSSVSHPTETDIQPKDENSDTE, encoded by the coding sequence ATGATGGCAGATAACAATCCTAAGGGGTCACTTTTTGTAGGTGAAGGGGTCATTGTCAGGGGCACCTTTGAGGTACCAGAAATGGCAGTGGTTGCAGGCCTTGTGGAAGGTGAACTGAATACCAAAGAAGTCTTGGTTGACACCTCAGGAATTGTTAATGGAAGAATCAACGCCGAAGTTGTTGAAGTCCGCGGTGAAGTTACCCAAGGTCTTAATGTCACGAATCATTTGAATGTTCGATCCAGTGCAAAAATTACTGGTCTTACACAATATGCTGAAATGAGTGTAGAAAAAGGAGCGAAGCTTAGTGGTGAGCTACGCTTAATTGATGCCCCCGTATCTTCTGTCAGTCATCCTACTGAAACTGACATTCAGCCAAAAGATGAGAATAGCGATACCGAATAA
- a CDS encoding RodZ family helix-turn-helix domain-containing protein, with protein sequence MRPHKHDAQLEIIGSVLKDAREKKNLARAEFANSCCLSTKMILELEEGGMSSFYTFELKIATAKRVGRMLELDEASYLIDPRATESADDTLDTPIEEKEISAPKKLEVVGTDSGSKNPPLKNETISLAELANPQVLNLEESLSHVDGKHGFKFNTAGASVATIRVMVILFSFSVLTGAIYGLNERFNLINLANGLVSPPQKAIVANDAQDVKVDEDLALKPESSDTAVKSPETQPAQALQTTPSEQCPYKQDAQLPSFQSPNPSKRGDTVNIKSLIKQAVCVVDNSGKQTVVNLESNASYAFRGTSPFVVITQDLDSVEMYFQGWRVRPPNAGAKQIKLLEVSL encoded by the coding sequence ATGCGGCCTCACAAGCACGATGCTCAACTAGAAATTATTGGCTCAGTATTAAAAGATGCCAGAGAGAAAAAAAATCTAGCCCGGGCAGAGTTTGCCAACTCATGTTGTTTATCCACCAAAATGATTTTGGAGTTGGAGGAGGGTGGCATGAGCTCTTTCTACACATTTGAATTAAAGATTGCCACGGCTAAGCGAGTTGGTAGGATGTTGGAGCTAGATGAAGCATCATATTTGATAGATCCTAGAGCCACAGAATCTGCTGACGACACTTTAGATACGCCAATTGAAGAAAAAGAAATTTCCGCCCCTAAAAAACTTGAGGTAGTCGGAACTGACTCAGGCTCAAAGAATCCCCCGTTAAAAAACGAGACCATATCTCTCGCAGAGCTTGCAAATCCTCAGGTTCTGAATCTTGAGGAATCACTAAGTCATGTTGATGGAAAACATGGGTTTAAGTTCAACACTGCCGGGGCTAGCGTTGCAACCATCAGAGTGATGGTAATCCTGTTTAGTTTTTCAGTGCTGACGGGCGCTATTTATGGTTTAAATGAACGGTTTAACCTCATCAATTTAGCTAATGGGCTGGTGAGCCCCCCGCAAAAGGCCATAGTAGCTAATGATGCTCAGGATGTAAAAGTTGATGAAGATTTAGCTCTCAAGCCCGAGAGTTCTGATACTGCGGTTAAATCGCCAGAAACTCAGCCAGCTCAAGCGCTTCAAACTACTCCTAGTGAGCAGTGCCCTTATAAACAAGATGCGCAATTACCCAGCTTTCAATCGCCCAATCCCTCTAAACGGGGAGACACTGTAAATATCAAATCACTGATTAAGCAAGCCGTTTGTGTTGTAGATAATTCTGGGAAACAAACCGTCGTTAATTTAGAGTCAAATGCTTCTTACGCATTTCGAGGCACCTCTCCATTTGTGGTGATTACTCAGGATTTAGATAGTGTTGAAATGTATTTTCAGGGTTGGAGAGTGCGCCCACCAAACGCAGGCGCAAAGCAGATTAAATTACTGGAAGTTTCCTTGTAA
- a CDS encoding polymer-forming cytoskeletal protein, translating to MFEFSKKSNPNTDTQLTYLTTVGAGSIMKGDFIHSGNMLLLGHLIGDISQTEEEGSGNGHTAVIGSTGFLLGNIYSPHAIIIGRIEGSVFAKGRVEIYPGAVVIGDVTYAQINVHPDAKVNGNLRCLLPDAAEQKNLSLSNEEIPSNVVLLAKAE from the coding sequence ATGTTTGAATTTTCTAAAAAAAGTAATCCCAATACAGATACTCAACTGACATATTTAACTACAGTTGGGGCCGGTTCCATTATGAAGGGTGACTTTATTCATAGTGGAAACATGCTTTTATTAGGGCATTTAATTGGCGATATTTCCCAGACTGAGGAAGAGGGCTCTGGCAATGGCCATACTGCTGTAATCGGATCAACTGGATTCTTATTGGGGAATATTTACAGCCCACATGCAATTATTATTGGAAGAATCGAGGGTTCGGTTTTCGCAAAAGGACGCGTAGAAATTTATCCTGGAGCGGTTGTCATTGGGGATGTTACTTATGCGCAGATTAATGTGCACCCAGATGCTAAGGTCAACGGTAATCTTAGGTGTTTATTACCAGATGCCGCTGAGCAAAAAAATCTCTCTTTAAGTAATGAGGAGATACCAAGTAATGTTGTTCTATTGGCTAAAGCAGAGTGA